A genomic window from Salvia miltiorrhiza cultivar Shanhuang (shh) chromosome 5, IMPLAD_Smil_shh, whole genome shotgun sequence includes:
- the LOC130987192 gene encoding uncharacterized protein LOC130987192, giving the protein MATRRREAFPGKEKATPSPQTGTAKLRGAVNQISKPKVSTAPQKQTRPAVSRTTPVADVSKPQTRKPASPATATKPAQTRTRSLDNKTATPTQKTRVLAAAAATPAAATRRASSLPVKAAVAAPKPAPAKKWKPVEKEEGKRRLSSTSVGSGRRSSIGLKKESGRSAPAAKEQQHVTGFNLDKNENLSMYCVTEPEMQLQDIEYSYLAEAEEKTVQSLSDFEKGIDDLVREDQEPLSFAKIEDPAVVIAGSSAVSGQQESPVDIKTQELESSSKQGVEHDMNETNSCDKVEKTANNSHEEAREKDVKVVEVATEEQAAVVKEIEPAVDKKQENSVAQRQQEKTHGKYDSPVSNDVIEETASKLREMRKNKVRALAGAFESVILLQEK; this is encoded by the coding sequence ATGGCAACAAGAAGAAGAGAAGCTTTTCCTGGCAAGGAGAAGGCAACACCTTCTCCACAAACAGGAACAGCAAAGCTTAGAGGAGCTGTAAATCAAATTTCCAAACCAAAAGTTTCAACTGCACCACAAAAACAGACTAGGCCAGCAGTGTCGAGAACCACCCCGGTTGCCGATGTTTCTAAGCCTCAGACCAGGAAACCAGCCTCCCCAGCCACTGCAACCAAGCCTGCACAAACCAGAACAAGATCCTTGGACAACAAGACAGCGACTCCCACACAGAAAACGCGTGTCttagctgctgctgctgctactcCTGCTGCTGCTACCCGTCGTGCCTCCTCGCTCCCAGTCAAGGCCGCTGTTGCTGCCCCTAAACCGGCTCCTGCTAAGAAATGGAAACCAGTGGAAAAGGAAGAAGGGAAACGTCGCCTCTCCTCCACGTCTGTAGGCAGTGGGAGGAGGAGCAGCATCGGCTTGAAGAAGGAGAGTGGACGTAGTGCTCCAGCAGCAAAGGAACAACAACATGTCACTGGCTTTAACCTTGACAAAAATGAAAATCTAAGCATGTATTGTGTTACTGAACCTGAAATGCAGCTGCAAGATATAGAATATTCTTACCTTGCTGAAGCTGAGGAGAAGACGGTGCAGAGCTTGAGCGACTTTGAAAAGGGCATTGATGATTTAGTAAGAGAAGATCAAGAGCCGTTGAGCTTTGCCAAGATTGAAGATCCAGCGGTGGTGATTGCAGGATCTTCTGCAGTCTCGGGACAGCAGGAGTCACCTGTCGATATCAAGACACAAGAGTTGGAGAGCAGCAGCAAGCAGGGGGTAGAACATGATATGAATGAAACAAATAGCTGCGATAAAGTTGAAAAAACTGCAAACAATTCTCATGAGGAGGCTAGAGAAAAAGATGTCAAAGTGGTGGAAGTAGCAACAGAGGAACAAGCAGCAGTTGTAAAGGAAATCGAACCAGCAGTGGATAAGAAGCAAGAAAACTCAGTTGCTCAGAGACAACAAGAGAAAACACATGGGAAGTATGACTCACCAGTTTCCAACGATGTAATCGAGGAGACTGCAAGCAAGCTTCGCGAGATGAGGAAAAACAAAGTGAGGGCTCTTGCTGGAGCATTTGAGTCCGTCATCTTGTTGCAGGAGAAATGA
- the LOC130987171 gene encoding LOW QUALITY PROTEIN: pentatricopeptide repeat-containing protein At5g10690 (The sequence of the model RefSeq protein was modified relative to this genomic sequence to represent the inferred CDS: deleted 1 base in 1 codon) gives MQLLARSSPFLLASPALSCRTALPPYHLRKQHASKWPLRRPAASDQLNLKSLTALVVRLTRRRQLAKIFEEIEIAKKQHGKLNIIVMNAVMQACVHCHDIDSALRVFDEMSKPNGCGVDDITYGTLLKGLGAAQRINEAFQVLESVEKGTAVGDPQLSAEMICGLLNALTESGDLRRANGLLARYGHALQEGGTPSILTFNLLMKGYITAGSPQAALGVHDEILRHGMTPDKLSYNTLIFACIKSENLEKAMQLYEQMKDKAQNHRRFDVYPDLVTYTTLLQGFGRVKDIKSVEKIFTEMKSRDKMFIDRVAYTTAVDALLNCGSIRGALCVFGEIVKQSGWNPLLRPKPHLFLSMMRAFAARGDYNMVRRLYERMWFDSSGTISFSIQSESDQLLMEAALNQGQVDLALQKLKKVICKWRDISWNTRGGMVAVRIEALMGLNRSVLSPRVLSQVSPKDAIERIMIPFEEASPLRATLHLEQVVMRFFKDSAVPIVDDWGGCVGILHREDCDTLDATLATLMRRPPPCVTNSTSFSCVIDLMLEKRYKMVIVVKYGDIHGMSSGSSSKAVGVFTYELLCKLTTNSLEITDEQFCLSNSNTNI, from the exons ATGCAGCTGCTGGCGCGGTCCTCGCCGTTTCTTCTCGCGTCGCCGGCGCTCTCTTGTCGCACGGCGCTTCCTCCTTATCATTTACGCAAACAGCACGCGAGCAAGTGGCCGCTCCGCCGACCTGCCGCCTCCGATCAGCTTAATCTGAAGTCGCTCACCGCCCTCGTCGTTCGGCTCACTCGCCGCCGGCAACTTGCTAAG ATATTTGAGGAAATAGAGATTGCTAAAAAGCAACATGGGAAGCTGAACATAATCGTGATGAATGCCGTAATGCAAGCCTGTGTTCACTGCCATGATATTGACTCAGCTCTTAGAGTTTTTGATGAAATGTCAAAGCCAAATGGATGTGGGGTTGATGATATTACCTATGGTACACTTTTAAAG GGTTTGGGTGCTGCTCAAAGGATTAACGAAGCATTTCAAGTTCTTGAGTCTGTGGAGAAAGGTACAGCTGTTGGTGATCCACAGTTGTCCGCAGAGATGATTTGTGGTCTGCTGAACGCTTTAACTGAATCAG GGGATCTCCGCCGTGCTAATGGACTTCTTGCAAGATATGGTCATGCACTTCAGGAAGGTGGAACTCCATCAATTTTAACTTTTAACTTGTTGATGAAG GGATATATAACAGCTGGTTCTCCTCAGGCAGCTTTAGGCGTACATGATGAAATACTGAGACATGGAATGACTCCTGATAAGCTGAGCTACAATACCTTAATTTTTGCGTGTATCAAGAGTGAAAACTTAGAGAAAGCAATGCAACTTTATGAGCAAATGAAG GACAAAGCACAGAACCACCGGCGCTTTGATGTTTACCCTGACCTTGTTACTTACACTACATTACTACAG GGTTTTGGGCGTGTCAAGGATATAAAGTCGGTTGAGAAGATCTTCACAGAAATGAAATCACGTGACAAAATGTTTATTGACCGTGTTGCATATACTACAGCTGTTGATGCCCTGCTAAACTGTGGATCAATAAGAG GTGCCCTCTGTGTATTTGGGGAGATAGTAAAGCAATCTGGCTGGAACCCTTTGTTAAGGCCAAAGCCCCACCTTTTTCTGTCGATGATGCGCGCATTTGCTGCTAGAGGAGACTACAATATGGTCAGAAGGCTATATGAACGCATGTGGTTTGACTCATCAGGAACAATTTCCTTTTCAATACAATCAGAATCAGATCAGCTTTTAATGGAAGCAGCTTTAAACCAAGGCCAG GTTGACCTGGCTTTACAAAAACTGAAGAAAGTCATATGTAAATGGAGGGATATATCTTGGAATACTCGAGGTGGCATG GTTGCTGTACGAATTGAGGCACTAATGGGTTTAAACAGGTCTGTGCTGAGTCCTCGTGTACTTTCTCAG GTATCTCCAAAAGATGCAATTGAGCGCATCATGATACCGTTTGAAGAAGCTTCACCACTTCGAGCTACTTTGCATTTGGAGCAAGTGGTTATGCGTTTCTTTAAGGATTCTGCTGTGCCCATCGTAGATGATTGGGGAGGCTGTGTGGGGATATTGCACCGTGAAGACTGTGATACA CTAGATGCTACACTGGCAACACTTATGAGACGTCCACCACCTTGTGTTACAAACTCAACATCATTTAGCTGTGTAATTGATCTTATGTTAGAGAAGAGGTACAAAATGGTAATAGTTGTCAAATATGGTGACATTCATGGAATGTCC TCTGGCTCAAGTTCCAAGGCTGTAGGAGTTTTTACGTATGAACTACTATGTAAGCTTACAACAAACTCATTGGAGATTACTGATGAGCAGTTTTGTCTGTCAAATAGCAATACAAATATTTGA